One window of the Anaeromyxobacter dehalogenans 2CP-C genome contains the following:
- a CDS encoding diguanylate cyclase yields the protein MADDPTRVRTPEERAAAAAGHCLVFVAGDGALGLRVPLDGEVVLGRDPSCAVSLPAGDVSRRHARVVPDGEGHLVLDLGSTNGTWVNGREVAVHRLAPGDRVQVGPFVARYLRAGDAEESELAALADLALRDPLTGLPNRRAFEESLRREVARARRGGARLAVAVLDVDRFKDVNDRHGHAAGDVALAEVARRAAAALRAGDLLARIGGEELAAILPGADVAAAAEVAERVRRAVGTEPVQAGGQALRVTVSLGCAELAPGDADGADVFARADGHLYRAKNAGRDRVAW from the coding sequence ATGGCCGACGATCCCACCCGCGTCCGGACCCCGGAGGAGCGCGCCGCCGCCGCGGCCGGCCACTGCCTCGTGTTCGTGGCCGGGGACGGCGCGCTCGGCCTGCGCGTGCCGCTCGACGGCGAGGTGGTGCTCGGGCGCGATCCGTCCTGCGCGGTGTCGCTGCCCGCGGGCGACGTCTCGCGCCGGCACGCCCGCGTGGTGCCGGACGGCGAGGGCCACCTGGTGCTGGACCTCGGCTCGACCAACGGGACCTGGGTGAACGGGCGCGAGGTGGCGGTGCACCGGCTCGCCCCGGGCGACCGGGTGCAGGTCGGCCCGTTCGTGGCGCGGTACCTGCGCGCCGGCGACGCCGAGGAGTCGGAGCTCGCCGCCCTCGCGGACCTGGCGCTGCGCGATCCGCTCACCGGGCTGCCCAACCGCCGCGCCTTCGAGGAGTCGCTCCGCCGCGAGGTGGCGCGGGCGCGGCGCGGCGGCGCCCGGCTCGCCGTGGCGGTGCTCGACGTGGATCGCTTCAAGGACGTCAACGACCGGCACGGCCACGCCGCCGGCGACGTCGCGCTCGCCGAGGTGGCGCGCCGCGCCGCGGCCGCGCTGCGGGCCGGCGATCTCCTGGCGCGCATCGGCGGCGAGGAGCTCGCCGCCATCCTCCCCGGCGCCGATGTGGCCGCCGCCGCCGAGGTGGCCGAGCGGGTCCGCCGGGCGGTGGGCACCGAGCCGGTGCAGGCGGGCGGGCAGGCGCTGCGCGTGACCGTGTCGCTCGGCTGCGCCGAGCTCGCGCCCGGCGACGCCGACGGCGCCGACGTGTTCGCGCGCGCCGACGGCCACCTGTACCGCGCCAAGAACGCGGGACGCGATCGCGTGGCGTGGTAG
- a CDS encoding MFS transporter, with amino-acid sequence MKNRSALAILFVIVFIDLLGFGMVIPVMALYAERLGAPDAQIGWLMTGYSAMQFVFTPIWGRLSDRHGRRPLLLVSIVMTAVGFLGYALAPSFAWLLVSRLFAGAATANIAIAQAYIADVTPPEGRARGMGLIGAAFGLGFVLGPAIGGLLSAISLSAPGYAAAALAAVNGVAAFFVLPEPAAHVQAERRPHLEALLGGVSRPGIRRLILIYFIAILAFSGMEATFALLAVHRYGLDQRQVSYVFALIGVVATVVQGGLIGPLSRRFGERALLVAGLLLQAAALAALPYAGSVAGLLVATVPLAFGSSLTTPSLTSLISRSARAEDQGGTLGIGQSAAALGRIAGPISATHAYSQLWFAAPYLGGATLMLAGAAVGSTLRRPPRHEPVEPGAAPAEEG; translated from the coding sequence GTGAAGAACCGGTCCGCCCTCGCGATCCTCTTCGTCATCGTCTTCATCGATCTGCTCGGCTTCGGGATGGTCATCCCGGTGATGGCCCTCTACGCCGAGCGGCTCGGCGCGCCGGACGCGCAGATCGGGTGGCTGATGACCGGCTACTCGGCCATGCAGTTCGTCTTCACGCCGATCTGGGGCCGGCTCTCGGATCGCCACGGCCGCCGGCCGCTGCTGCTCGTCTCGATCGTGATGACGGCGGTCGGGTTCCTGGGCTACGCGCTGGCCCCGAGCTTCGCGTGGCTGCTCGTCTCGCGCCTGTTCGCCGGCGCCGCCACCGCCAACATCGCCATCGCGCAGGCGTACATCGCCGACGTGACGCCGCCGGAGGGGCGCGCGCGCGGCATGGGGCTCATCGGCGCGGCGTTCGGGCTCGGCTTCGTGCTCGGGCCGGCCATCGGCGGCCTGCTCTCGGCCATCTCGCTCTCCGCGCCCGGCTACGCGGCGGCGGCGCTCGCGGCGGTGAACGGCGTGGCGGCGTTCTTCGTGCTGCCCGAGCCGGCCGCGCACGTCCAGGCCGAGCGCCGGCCGCACCTCGAGGCGCTGCTCGGCGGCGTGAGCCGGCCCGGGATCCGCCGGCTCATCCTCATCTACTTCATCGCCATCCTCGCGTTCAGCGGGATGGAGGCGACGTTCGCGCTGCTCGCGGTGCACCGCTACGGGCTCGACCAGCGCCAGGTGAGCTACGTGTTCGCGCTCATCGGCGTGGTCGCGACGGTGGTCCAGGGCGGCCTCATCGGCCCGCTCAGCCGCCGCTTCGGCGAGCGGGCGCTGCTCGTGGCCGGGCTGCTCCTGCAGGCCGCCGCGCTCGCGGCGCTGCCCTACGCCGGCTCGGTGGCGGGCCTGCTCGTCGCCACCGTGCCGCTCGCGTTCGGCTCGAGCCTGACCACCCCGTCGCTCACCTCGCTCATCTCGCGCTCGGCGCGCGCCGAGGACCAGGGCGGCACGCTCGGGATCGGCCAGTCCGCCGCCGCGCTGGGGCGCATCGCCGGCCCCATCTCCGCCACCCACGCGTACAGCCAGCTCTGGTTCGCGGCGCCGTACCTGGGCGGCGCGACGCTCATGCTCGCCGGCGCCGCGGTGGGCTCGACGCTCCGGCGCCCGCCGCGCCACGAGCCGGTGGAGCCGGGGGCGGCGCCGGCGGAGGAGGGCTAG
- a CDS encoding metallopeptidase family protein, with the protein MSLPLRRAAVLLLAAACTPSTAPAPAPAAPPANHVARGTITPARYVPPPARGARVRPEACLPGEPFAAPSALAEEAVAALDAGARERALACADEALRLSPRMVPALTARGAALAALDRLDEARLAFARALAVDPDEPEALLGAAELHVRRLGSARDALEAGLEYAVRGVRSATRPPRKDKDLAARLELVAGMAENDLGRSHLALAHLERALAVRPKDPDALYERGVALFELCRFGDARRAFERALAIAPDDPWAIHQLGLVAERTGEGRRAAALLARARSLAPDDFKDELAVDAGAFRAEVEAAVAALPAAEREALKLAPVEIQDLPDTEDLTAVEPPLSPSILGLYRGPPADEACTEADGPRCRSIVFYRKNLLRFARDRAELTEQVRVTLLHELGHLHGESDDELRDRGLE; encoded by the coding sequence ATGTCTCTGCCGCTCCGCCGTGCGGCGGTCCTCCTGCTCGCTGCGGCCTGCACCCCGTCCACCGCTCCCGCGCCCGCCCCGGCGGCGCCGCCGGCGAACCACGTCGCGCGCGGGACGATCACGCCCGCCCGCTACGTCCCGCCGCCCGCCCGCGGGGCCCGGGTCCGCCCGGAGGCGTGCCTGCCGGGCGAGCCGTTCGCGGCGCCGAGCGCGCTCGCCGAGGAGGCGGTCGCGGCGCTGGACGCGGGCGCCCGCGAGCGCGCGCTGGCCTGCGCCGACGAGGCGCTGCGGCTCTCGCCGCGGATGGTGCCGGCGCTCACCGCGCGCGGGGCGGCGCTCGCCGCGCTCGACCGGCTCGACGAGGCGCGGCTCGCCTTCGCCCGCGCGCTGGCGGTGGATCCGGACGAGCCCGAGGCGCTGCTCGGCGCGGCCGAGCTGCACGTCCGCCGGCTGGGCTCCGCCCGCGACGCGCTGGAGGCCGGCCTCGAGTACGCGGTGCGCGGCGTGCGCAGCGCCACCCGTCCGCCGCGCAAGGACAAGGACCTCGCGGCCCGGCTCGAGCTGGTGGCCGGGATGGCCGAGAACGACCTCGGCCGCAGCCACCTGGCGCTCGCCCACCTCGAGCGCGCGCTCGCGGTCCGGCCGAAGGACCCGGACGCGCTCTACGAGCGCGGGGTGGCGCTGTTCGAGCTGTGCCGCTTCGGCGACGCGCGGCGCGCGTTCGAGCGGGCGCTCGCGATCGCGCCCGACGACCCGTGGGCCATCCACCAGCTCGGGCTGGTCGCCGAGCGCACCGGGGAGGGCCGGCGCGCGGCGGCGCTCCTGGCGCGGGCCCGGTCGCTCGCGCCGGACGACTTCAAGGACGAGCTGGCCGTGGACGCGGGCGCGTTCCGGGCCGAGGTGGAGGCCGCGGTGGCGGCGCTCCCCGCGGCCGAGCGCGAGGCGCTGAAGCTCGCGCCGGTGGAGATCCAGGACCTGCCCGACACCGAGGACCTCACCGCGGTCGAGCCGCCGCTCTCGCCGTCGATCCTCGGGCTCTACCGCGGCCCGCCCGCGGACGAGGCCTGCACCGAGGCCGACGGGCCCCGCTGCCGGAGCATCGTGTTCTACCGCAAGAACCTGCTCCGCTTCGCCCGCGACCGGGCCGAGCTCACCGAGCAGGTGCGCGTGACGCTCCTGCACGAGCTCGGGCACCTGCACGGCGAGTCGGACGACGAGCTGCGCGACCGCGGCCTCGAGTAG
- a CDS encoding SIR2 family protein, with amino-acid sequence MRGAPDIREVQDHLFDRLARGQLLLLVGAGASRWAGLPSWREAVAALARDLVPVLRERLPDAPARFSPPGPDDPVALETLLRVPEAHRALCGEARLVERLAALFDTSGIDPAGLPLHRLLVRLAGFVPALYTTNFDDLLERTFAWAGRACQVVAAPDDLQRWRLDPAGGRFVSRFPVYKLHGTLDRPATLVVSETDFQRRASLAAHAIDLRFCSDAVGRELLLVGYGFNDPNLRWIWTKLRDLEVLPVAWFLELGTSTDLDLATFELDRIARVDLRASDPVHPPELLAFLGALADRCEAALAPLPR; translated from the coding sequence ATGCGCGGCGCGCCGGACATCCGGGAGGTGCAGGACCACCTCTTCGACCGGCTCGCGCGGGGCCAGCTCCTCCTGCTGGTGGGCGCGGGCGCCTCGCGCTGGGCCGGGCTGCCGTCGTGGCGCGAGGCGGTGGCGGCGCTGGCGCGCGACCTCGTGCCGGTGCTCCGCGAGCGGCTCCCGGACGCGCCGGCGCGCTTCTCGCCGCCCGGGCCGGACGACCCGGTGGCGCTGGAGACGCTGCTCCGCGTCCCCGAGGCCCACCGCGCCCTCTGCGGCGAGGCGCGGCTGGTGGAGCGGCTCGCGGCGCTGTTCGACACCTCCGGCATCGACCCCGCGGGCCTGCCGCTGCACCGGCTCCTGGTCCGGCTGGCCGGGTTCGTGCCCGCGCTCTACACCACCAACTTCGACGACCTGCTGGAGCGGACGTTCGCCTGGGCGGGCCGCGCCTGCCAGGTGGTGGCGGCGCCGGACGACCTGCAGCGCTGGCGCCTCGACCCCGCCGGCGGCCGCTTCGTCTCGCGCTTCCCCGTCTACAAGCTGCACGGCACGCTCGACCGCCCCGCCACGCTGGTGGTGAGCGAGACCGACTTCCAGCGGCGCGCCAGCCTGGCCGCGCACGCCATCGACCTGCGCTTCTGCTCCGACGCGGTCGGCCGCGAGCTGCTGCTCGTCGGCTACGGGTTCAACGACCCGAACCTGCGCTGGATCTGGACCAAGCTGCGCGACCTGGAGGTGCTCCCGGTGGCCTGGTTCCTCGAGCTCGGGACCTCCACCGACCTCGACCTCGCCACGTTCGAGCTCGACCGGATCGCCCGCGTGGACCTGAGGGCCTCCGACCCCGTGCACCCGCCGGAGCTGCTCGCGTTCCTGGGCGCGCTCGCCGACCGGTGCGAGGCGGCGCTGGCCCCGCTCCCGCGCTGA
- a CDS encoding galactose-1-phosphate uridylyltransferase — MPDLRRDPIVGRWVIIATERARRPSDMQRAAPAPQGGLCPFDPGNEGMTPREVYVAGRAPSAPPNAPGWKVRVVPNRFPALKIEGELDRQAEGIYDRMNGIGAHEVIVETPDHGRSMEDLSAAELTEVLFAFKARILDLRNDLRFKYILLFKNHGHLAGASLEHAHSQLIALPVVPRQVIEEIEGARRHHDLKERCIFCDIVGQERKERARLVLENDEFVVFAPWAPRSPFETWIMPKRHQSNYEAEPKERLALCAEALGSTLRRLGGALGKPAYNFMVHSNPLRDAQSPSYHWHIEVMPALTQVAGFEWGSGFHINPVPPEEAAEFLRKMPG, encoded by the coding sequence ATGCCGGATCTCCGCCGCGACCCCATCGTCGGCCGCTGGGTGATCATCGCCACCGAGCGCGCCCGCCGCCCCTCCGACATGCAGCGGGCGGCGCCCGCGCCGCAGGGCGGGCTGTGCCCGTTCGACCCCGGCAACGAGGGCATGACGCCGCGCGAGGTGTACGTGGCGGGGCGGGCCCCCTCCGCGCCGCCCAACGCGCCGGGCTGGAAGGTGCGGGTGGTGCCGAACCGCTTCCCGGCGCTCAAGATCGAGGGCGAGCTGGACCGCCAGGCCGAGGGCATCTACGACCGGATGAACGGGATCGGCGCCCACGAGGTGATCGTCGAGACGCCGGACCACGGCCGGTCCATGGAGGACCTCTCCGCGGCCGAGCTCACCGAGGTGCTGTTCGCGTTCAAGGCGCGCATCCTCGACCTGCGCAACGACCTGCGCTTCAAGTACATCCTGCTGTTCAAGAACCACGGCCACCTGGCCGGCGCCTCGCTCGAGCACGCGCACTCGCAGCTCATCGCGCTGCCGGTGGTGCCGCGGCAGGTGATCGAGGAGATCGAGGGCGCCCGCCGCCACCACGACCTGAAGGAGCGCTGCATCTTCTGCGACATCGTGGGGCAGGAGCGGAAGGAGCGCGCGAGGCTGGTGCTCGAGAACGACGAGTTCGTGGTGTTCGCGCCCTGGGCCCCGCGGAGCCCGTTCGAGACCTGGATCATGCCGAAGCGCCACCAGTCGAACTACGAGGCCGAGCCCAAGGAGCGGCTGGCGCTGTGCGCGGAGGCGCTGGGCAGCACGCTGCGCCGCCTGGGGGGGGCGCTCGGCAAGCCCGCCTACAACTTCATGGTCCACTCCAACCCGCTCCGCGACGCGCAGAGCCCGAGCTACCACTGGCACATCGAGGTGATGCCGGCGCTCACGCAGGTGGCCGGGTTCGAGTGGGGCTCCGGGTTCCACATCAACCCGGTCCCGCCCGAGGAAGCCGCGGAGTTCCTGCGCAAGATGCCCGGCTAG
- the glgA gene encoding glycogen synthase GlgA, with the protein MQILFVASEVAPWSKTGGLGDVAGALPRALAERGNEVVVVTPRHGSIDPRAAGLQPVRTSLHVRGEPVALWVKRGPAPVYFVEHPHLFGSRRGLYGDGGRDHPDNAERFAFLTRAALALPGALGLRPRILHLNDWQCGLGPWLLRHEHARDPALAGARTVFTIHNLAYQGLFPKQVLPALGLPWEVFRWEAMEFFDQLSFMKAGLAFADALTTVSPTYAREILTPEGGASLDALLRHRARDLHGILNGIDVHAWDPARDPHLPAHFTPGELAGKAACKAALQREVGLPVRRDAPLAGLVTRLAEQKGIDLVAAALPALLARDVQVVLLGSGDPAYEEAFARAAREHPDRVAARIGFDEGLAHRIEAGADLFLMPSRFEPCGLNQMYSLRYGTVPVVRSVGGLADTVEDFDGFARGTGFRFAEYTPQALLTATRRALDVFRDRRAWRGLVERGMAEDNSWERSAARYEALYRTLAP; encoded by the coding sequence ATGCAGATCCTGTTCGTCGCCTCGGAGGTTGCCCCCTGGTCGAAGACGGGCGGGCTCGGGGACGTGGCCGGCGCGCTGCCGCGGGCGCTCGCCGAGCGCGGCAACGAGGTGGTGGTGGTGACGCCGCGCCACGGGTCGATCGACCCGCGCGCGGCCGGGCTCCAGCCGGTCAGGACCTCGCTCCACGTGCGGGGCGAGCCGGTGGCGCTCTGGGTGAAGCGGGGGCCCGCGCCCGTCTACTTCGTCGAGCACCCGCACCTGTTCGGCAGCCGCCGCGGCCTGTACGGCGACGGCGGGCGCGACCACCCCGACAACGCCGAGCGGTTCGCGTTCCTGACCCGCGCGGCGCTGGCCCTGCCCGGCGCGCTGGGGCTGCGGCCGCGCATCCTGCACCTCAACGACTGGCAGTGCGGCCTCGGGCCCTGGCTCCTCCGCCACGAGCACGCGCGCGATCCGGCGCTCGCCGGCGCCCGGACCGTGTTCACCATCCACAACCTCGCCTACCAGGGGCTGTTCCCGAAGCAGGTGCTGCCCGCGCTGGGCCTGCCCTGGGAGGTGTTCCGCTGGGAGGCGATGGAGTTCTTCGACCAGCTCTCGTTCATGAAGGCCGGGCTGGCGTTCGCGGACGCGCTCACCACCGTCTCGCCCACCTACGCGCGCGAGATCCTCACGCCGGAGGGCGGGGCCAGCCTCGACGCGCTGCTCCGGCACCGCGCCCGCGACCTGCACGGCATCCTGAACGGCATCGACGTGCACGCCTGGGACCCGGCCCGGGACCCGCACCTGCCCGCGCACTTCACCCCGGGCGAGCTCGCCGGCAAGGCGGCGTGCAAGGCCGCGCTCCAGCGCGAGGTGGGCCTGCCGGTCCGGCGGGACGCGCCGCTGGCGGGGCTGGTGACGCGGCTCGCCGAGCAGAAGGGCATCGACCTCGTGGCCGCGGCGCTGCCGGCGCTCCTCGCCCGCGACGTGCAGGTGGTGCTCCTCGGGAGCGGGGACCCGGCGTACGAGGAGGCGTTCGCGCGGGCCGCGCGCGAGCACCCCGACCGCGTCGCGGCGCGCATCGGGTTCGACGAGGGGCTGGCGCACCGGATCGAGGCGGGCGCCGACCTGTTCCTCATGCCCTCGCGCTTCGAGCCCTGCGGCCTCAACCAGATGTACTCGCTCCGCTACGGGACCGTCCCGGTGGTGCGGTCGGTGGGCGGGCTCGCCGACACGGTGGAGGACTTCGACGGGTTCGCCCGCGGCACCGGCTTCCGCTTCGCCGAGTACACGCCGCAGGCGCTCCTCACCGCCACCCGCCGCGCGCTCGACGTGTTCCGTGACCGGCGCGCCTGGCGCGGGCTGGTGGAGCGCGGCATGGCCGAGGACAACAGCTGGGAGCGCAGCGCGGCGAGGTACGAGGCGCTCTACCGCACGCTCGCGCCCTGA